A genomic window from Ruminiclostridium cellulolyticum H10 includes:
- a CDS encoding CIA30 family protein produces MKKILALIISCSIIMSFLPMSVYGAINSQDMVKKMGIGMNLGNTFDAPTEGSWSKAAQEYYFDDFKQAGFKHVRIPIRWDQHTLANSPYTVDSNFLNRIETVIDWSLSRGFVTVINSHHDTWLMDNYSQNIGRFEKIWEQIAQRFKGKSENLVFEILNEPHGNITDSQINDMNKRILNIIRKTNPTRNVIIGAGYWNSYNSLSQLEIPNDPNLIATFHYYDPYSFTHQWQGTWGTKNDMDAIAMVFNHVKKWSDKNNIPVYLGEYGVMGHSDRTSAVKWFDFVSDQAISHGFSCGAWDNGVFGSVDNDMAFYNRDTRQFDKEILNAILTTGTTYDWTPPTETNPDPPRTPATPAYGEQLIEDFEGAMQWAAYSGVDATASCKISSGKSNNGLEITYAGSSNGYWGVVDNEHRNQDWEKWQKISFDIKSSNTNEVRLLIAEQSKIEGEDGEHWTYVIKPSTSWTTIEIPFSSFTKRMDYQPPAQDGSETFDLYKVGSLHFMYSNSNSGTLNIDNIKLIGLPEEQIGGKIGDVNEDGNIDAIDFALLKKYLLDSSISINKVNADINLDGDINAIDFAKLKMMLLGD; encoded by the coding sequence ATGAAAAAGATATTAGCACTGATTATATCGTGCAGTATTATTATGAGCTTTTTACCTATGTCTGTCTATGGTGCTATCAATTCTCAGGATATGGTAAAAAAGATGGGAATAGGAATGAACCTTGGAAATACGTTTGACGCACCAACGGAAGGTTCTTGGTCAAAGGCAGCTCAGGAGTACTATTTTGATGATTTTAAACAGGCCGGTTTCAAGCATGTTAGAATTCCAATCCGTTGGGATCAGCATACACTTGCAAACAGTCCGTATACTGTTGACAGCAACTTCTTAAACAGAATTGAAACTGTAATAGACTGGTCACTTTCCCGTGGATTTGTGACGGTAATTAATTCTCATCATGATACTTGGCTTATGGATAACTATAGTCAGAATATCGGACGGTTTGAAAAAATATGGGAACAAATTGCACAACGTTTTAAAGGCAAGTCTGAAAATCTGGTTTTTGAAATATTAAATGAGCCACATGGTAATATAACAGATAGCCAGATAAACGATATGAACAAAAGAATTTTAAATATAATAAGAAAGACTAATCCGACTAGAAATGTAATTATTGGCGCAGGTTACTGGAATAGCTATAATTCATTAAGTCAGTTGGAAATTCCAAACGACCCAAATCTTATTGCAACTTTTCACTACTATGACCCATACTCTTTCACTCACCAGTGGCAGGGTACATGGGGAACCAAAAATGATATGGATGCCATAGCAATGGTTTTTAACCATGTTAAAAAATGGTCAGATAAAAATAACATACCTGTATATCTTGGGGAATATGGTGTAATGGGACATTCCGATAGAACATCTGCTGTAAAATGGTTTGATTTTGTAAGTGATCAGGCTATATCACATGGATTTTCTTGTGGAGCTTGGGATAATGGAGTATTTGGCTCTGTTGACAATGATATGGCATTTTATAATAGAGATACCAGACAGTTTGATAAGGAAATCTTAAATGCAATATTAACTACTGGGACAACCTATGATTGGACTCCTCCAACTGAAACAAATCCAGATCCTCCTCGTACACCTGCAACACCAGCCTACGGGGAACAGCTTATTGAAGATTTCGAAGGTGCTATGCAGTGGGCTGCATATTCCGGTGTTGATGCTACTGCATCATGTAAGATTTCTAGTGGCAAATCAAATAACGGTTTGGAAATAACATATGCAGGTTCATCAAATGGGTACTGGGGTGTTGTAGACAATGAACATAGAAATCAAGATTGGGAGAAATGGCAAAAAATATCCTTTGATATAAAATCCTCAAACACAAATGAAGTTAGACTACTAATAGCTGAACAAAGTAAGATTGAAGGAGAAGATGGAGAACACTGGACTTATGTCATAAAACCTAGTACCTCTTGGACTACGATTGAGATTCCATTTTCATCTTTTACAAAAAGAATGGATTATCAGCCACCTGCACAAGATGGTAGTGAAACTTTTGACTTATACAAAGTAGGTTCCTTGCATTTTATGTATAGTAACAGTAATTCAGGTACTTTAAATATTGATAATATTAAGTTGATTGGCTTACCAGAAGAACAAATTGGAGGAAAAATTGGAGATGTTAATGAAGATGGCAATATTGATGCAATAGATTTTGCATTGTTAAAAAAATACTTGCTAGACTCATCTATTAGCATAAATAAAGTGAATGCAGACATTAATTTAGATGGAGATATCAATGCCATTGACTTTGCAAAGTTGAAAATGATGTTACTTGGAGACTAA
- a CDS encoding AraC family transcriptional regulator: MINDNQSIFNPYIIEVYCINEKNVPYPVGTHFEERVVKFYELELITGGNGTIITNGETAKTSKGDVFLREPGTIVEGYSGYYFIVIMFDAFYDISRKGIYVSSSPYWITNEKEMLSNIGFFKDVPYKLTTYNYEIEYLFKSVFNEFIKKQQNCQLILKAHLMNILNLLLVSPENTIKRINTRSFENNYEIIKSSQKYIDNNLHKDLTLLDLAERCGVSKNFYCKIFKSIIGLSPFDYIIQSRMNTAKRLLTTTNMKISDISIMCGINNITYFHKLFKKHVNMTPANFRERFGFTKAKYKL, from the coding sequence ATGATTAATGACAATCAATCAATATTTAATCCCTATATTATTGAGGTTTATTGCATCAACGAAAAAAATGTCCCCTATCCTGTAGGAACCCATTTTGAAGAGAGAGTTGTCAAGTTCTATGAGCTTGAACTAATTACAGGAGGAAATGGAACTATTATTACCAACGGTGAAACTGCTAAAACCTCAAAAGGAGATGTGTTTTTAAGAGAGCCCGGCACAATAGTTGAAGGATATTCTGGTTATTATTTTATTGTCATTATGTTTGACGCTTTTTATGATATATCCAGAAAAGGTATTTACGTAAGCTCTTCCCCTTATTGGATTACAAATGAAAAAGAAATGCTCTCCAATATTGGATTTTTCAAAGACGTGCCTTATAAACTTACAACTTATAATTATGAGATTGAGTACTTATTCAAATCCGTATTCAATGAGTTTATCAAAAAGCAGCAGAATTGCCAGTTGATTTTGAAAGCACACCTTATGAACATATTAAATCTCTTACTTGTATCCCCCGAAAACACCATCAAAAGAATCAATACAAGGTCTTTTGAAAATAATTATGAAATAATAAAGTCTTCTCAAAAGTACATAGATAACAACCTACATAAGGATTTAACCTTGTTAGATCTTGCCGAAAGGTGTGGAGTTAGTAAAAATTTCTATTGTAAGATATTCAAAAGTATAATCGGACTATCACCATTTGATTATATTATTCAAAGCAGGATGAATACCGCAAAAAGATTATTGACTACAACAAATATGAAAATATCTGATATAAGTATTATGTGTGGCATAAACAACATAACATACTTCCATAAGCTTTTTAAAAAACATGTTAATATGACTCCTGCAAATTTTCGTGAAAGATTCGGTTTCACAAAAGCAAAATACAAATTGTGA
- a CDS encoding DNA adenine methylase has product MKKNISNMTEYLDRSSKRLAGVIVENRHFEDLIRTYDRPDAFLYLDPPYYGTEKYYQAEFKPEDDERLAKTLKV; this is encoded by the coding sequence ATGAAAAAGAATATTTCCAATATGACAGAATATCTGGACAGGAGTAGTAAAAGACTGGCCGGAGTAATAGTGGAAAACAGACACTTCGAAGATCTGATCAGGACATATGACAGGCCGGATGCCTTTCTGTATCTTGACCCACCATATTACGGAACTGAAAAGTATTATCAGGCTGAATTCAAACCGGAGGATGATGAAAGACTAGCCAAAACCTTGAAAGTATAA
- a CDS encoding IS3 family transposase (programmed frameshift) encodes MKKRRTFTPEQKTKIVLEVLKEAQTLTKIAAKYEIQPNQLTRWKSEFIKNANRAFSVDADETEQLKQAHEAQIDELHRQIGQLTVERNWLKKKLNNSASRQSRQSMVDKKHKKLTITRQCQLLGLNRSTLYYQPHEPDRSEEYRVKWLIDEIYTRDSSLGYRRMTHILHRDHGININKKRTRRYMREMNIYGICPGPNLSKRGRLKYVHPYLLRGLTIDRPNQVWSVDITYCRMPKGHMYLAAIIDWHSKYIVGYELSNTMDKSLVLNLVKRTITAHGKPEIINSDQGSQFTCEDYINLLKENNIKVSMDGKGQALDNICIERFWRSLKWEKLYLEEYSTPKQLRNIIQEYIAYYNIYRPHQTLEYRTPGEVYYRTLAEKTA; translated from the exons ATGAAAAAGAGAAGAACTTTTACACCTGAACAGAAAACCAAAATAGTCCTCGAAGTCTTAAAAGAGGCACAAACATTGACAAAGATCGCTGCTAAGTACGAAATCCAACCAAATCAGCTTACGCGTTGGAAATCTGAGTTCATAAAGAATGCCAACCGTGCTTTCAGTGTTGATGCTGATGAAACCGAACAATTGAAGCAGGCACATGAAGCTCAGATTGACGAGCTTCACAGGCAAATAGGTCAGTTAACCGTAGAGCGTAACTGGCTCAAAAAAAAA CTGAACAATTCGGCCTCCCGACAGAGCCGCCAAAGCATGGTGGATAAAAAACATAAAAAGCTGACCATTACTCGGCAGTGCCAGTTGCTAGGGCTTAATCGGAGTACGCTTTACTATCAGCCGCACGAACCGGATCGCAGCGAAGAATACCGTGTTAAATGGCTTATTGATGAAATCTATACGAGAGACTCTTCACTTGGGTATCGGCGTATGACGCATATCCTTCATAGGGATCATGGCATAAACATCAACAAGAAGCGTACCCGCCGTTATATGAGGGAAATGAACATTTATGGAATCTGCCCAGGACCCAACCTAAGTAAACGGGGCCGATTGAAGTATGTCCATCCATATCTTCTCAGAGGGCTTACAATTGATAGGCCTAATCAGGTATGGTCAGTGGATATTACCTATTGTCGGATGCCCAAAGGTCATATGTATTTAGCAGCTATCATCGATTGGCATTCCAAATATATCGTCGGTTATGAATTATCCAATACCATGGATAAAAGTCTTGTCCTCAATCTGGTGAAAAGGACTATCACAGCACATGGGAAACCCGAAATTATTAACAGTGATCAAGGATCCCAGTTTACCTGTGAAGATTATATAAATCTTTTGAAAGAGAACAACATAAAAGTATCAATGGATGGAAAAGGTCAAGCCCTTGATAATATCTGTATTGAACGCTTCTGGCGCAGTCTGAAATGGGAGAAGCTATATCTTGAGGAATATTCCACGCCTAAGCAATTACGTAACATTATTCAGGAGTATATAGCTTATTACAACATTTACCGTCCACATCAGACCTTAGAGTATAGGACACCAGGAGAAGTTTATTATAGAACCCTAGCAGAAAAAACTGCCTAA
- a CDS encoding recombinase family protein: MQELCSKDNIYGKYCQYLNCREESIDAQIRAINEYDPRNEHSIVKIYTAEAQSATTDNRPQFLQMMKDSATGLFNAVIVHKLDRFSRDRYDSAFYKRQLKKNGVKLISVLENLDDSPESIILESVLEGMVEYYSANLAHEVMKGMKDTALQCRHNGGTPTLGYDVLPDKSYAVNESEARITRTIFEMYASGHSYNEIIDTMNREGYRSKFGRSFGKNSLHDILRNEKYTGTYIFNRTGCRFCRERCQRPTVN, translated from the coding sequence ATGCAAGAATTATGTTCAAAGGATAACATTTATGGTAAATATTGTCAATATTTAAATTGTAGGGAGGAATCTATAGATGCACAGATAAGGGCCATTAATGAATATGACCCGAGGAACGAGCACAGTATAGTTAAAATATATACTGCCGAGGCACAGTCCGCCACAACAGACAACAGGCCACAGTTCCTACAGATGATGAAGGACAGTGCAACAGGTCTGTTCAATGCTGTTATAGTCCACAAACTGGACAGGTTCAGCCGTGACAGGTACGATTCTGCCTTCTATAAAAGGCAGCTTAAAAAGAACGGTGTAAAGCTTATATCTGTTTTGGAAAATCTGGACGACAGCCCGGAAAGTATAATCCTTGAATCGGTACTGGAAGGCATGGTCGAGTACTACAGTGCAAATCTTGCCCATGAAGTTATGAAGGGCATGAAGGATACTGCCCTACAGTGTAGGCACAACGGAGGTACTCCGACCCTTGGTTACGATGTTCTTCCCGATAAAAGCTATGCTGTAAATGAATCTGAAGCACGGATTACAAGAACCATATTTGAAATGTACGCATCCGGCCATAGCTACAATGAGATAATTGACACCATGAACCGTGAGGGCTACAGGAGCAAATTCGGCCGTTCCTTCGGTAAGAACAGCCTCCACGATATTCTGAGAAACGAGAAATATACCGGTACATATATTTTCAACCGTACTGGGTGCCGATTTTGTAGAGAACGTTGTCAGCGACCAACTGTTAACTGA
- the loaP gene encoding antiterminator LoaP, which produces MYWYVLFVRTGREENVKKLLSKRLDKDLFLPFVPLNERIFKKAGTVNKNMEILFPGYVFIESKVASQEFVKMTNELMKSLQDIIRLVRYSDIEIAVRESERIILQSLYNNNNCIESSSGIIKGDKIYIIDGPLRGRESIVRHINRHKREAKIEIEFMGNIRLVSVSLEIVQKL; this is translated from the coding sequence ATGTATTGGTATGTACTTTTTGTACGAACCGGCAGGGAGGAGAATGTTAAGAAATTATTAAGTAAAAGACTAGATAAAGATTTGTTTTTACCATTTGTGCCTTTAAATGAAAGGATATTTAAGAAAGCGGGAACAGTTAATAAAAATATGGAAATATTATTTCCAGGTTATGTATTCATTGAGTCTAAAGTAGCTAGTCAAGAATTTGTAAAGATGACAAATGAATTAATGAAAAGTTTACAGGATATAATTCGTTTAGTAAGATACTCGGATATTGAAATTGCCGTAAGAGAGTCCGAAAGGATTATATTACAGAGTTTATACAATAATAACAATTGTATTGAATCATCAAGTGGGATAATAAAAGGCGACAAAATATATATAATAGATGGACCACTCAGGGGTCGGGAGAGTATTGTTAGGCATATCAATAGGCATAAAAGGGAAGCTAAAATTGAGATTGAGTTTATGGGGAATATCAGATTAGTAAGTGTGTCACTAGAAATTGTGCAGAAGCTATGA
- a CDS encoding MBL fold metallo-hydrolase — translation MNTNDPLMGKRKALYEIYMLNTKFINMVNNVYIIIDSQTRHTAVVDPAWNIGLIKDTLNKLQAEVKVILLTHSHYDHTNLVNSMLKIYPAKVYMSKTEVDYYNYKCNSLVPVQDGEVIKLGYTDIKCILTPGHTMGGMCFFVDGSLFTGDTIFMEGCGICSNLGGDAGDMFHSINRIKAEVSHDTKMYSGHTIDRQPGCTLGDLIKNNIYFSIDKKELFVQFRQRENQKRTYNFR, via the coding sequence ATGAATACAAATGATCCGTTAATGGGTAAAAGGAAAGCTCTATATGAGATATATATGCTGAATACTAAATTTATCAACATGGTTAATAATGTATATATAATTATTGACTCCCAAACAAGGCATACAGCAGTTGTGGACCCTGCATGGAACATAGGCCTTATCAAAGACACACTTAACAAGCTTCAAGCAGAGGTTAAAGTTATTTTGCTTACTCACTCTCATTATGACCATACAAATTTGGTTAACTCTATGCTGAAGATATACCCTGCAAAGGTTTATATGTCAAAGACAGAGGTGGATTACTACAATTATAAATGCAACAGTCTGGTTCCAGTACAGGACGGGGAGGTTATAAAACTAGGGTATACAGACATTAAGTGTATACTTACTCCGGGGCATACTATGGGGGGGATGTGTTTTTTTGTTGACGGAAGTCTATTTACCGGGGATACGATTTTCATGGAAGGCTGTGGCATTTGCAGTAACTTGGGCGGTGATGCCGGCGATATGTTTCACAGTATAAACAGGATTAAGGCTGAAGTAAGTCATGACACTAAGATGTACAGCGGACATACAATTGATAGGCAACCCGGTTGTACGCTTGGTGATCTTATTAAAAACAATATTTATTTTAGTATTGATAAAAAAGAGCTTTTTGTGCAGTTTCGTCAGAGGGAAAATCAGAAAAGAACATACAACTTTCGATAG
- a CDS encoding acyltransferase domain-containing protein: MQEKVVFMFPGQGSQYYNMGKQLFEQEPVFRKWMVYLDYICKKNIGESVLDKLYDSNKKIADIFDRTLYTHPAIFMIEYSLAMALTERGIKPDYLLGTSMGEFSSVAVSGVMDIEDVLECVLKQAQLFEAYCKEGGMLAIFNTPDIYENLPLLYKNSELSSVNFASHFVVSGSNENLTAIREYMEAKNIICYVLPVTYGFHSHLIDPAAQVYKEFLKGKRQNKPKIRFVSGMYGEAIEELNYDYLWDIVRKPIKFSKAISNMENSGPYIYIDLGSGGTLDNFAKRNFSKQSRSVSFSIITRFNQELRNTDKLQTYLAENEATATLFKVKK, from the coding sequence ATGCAGGAAAAGGTTGTGTTTATGTTCCCCGGGCAGGGGTCCCAGTATTATAACATGGGAAAACAGCTTTTTGAGCAAGAGCCCGTTTTTAGAAAATGGATGGTTTATCTGGATTATATTTGTAAAAAAAACATTGGAGAGTCTGTCCTTGATAAATTATACGACAGCAATAAGAAAATTGCAGATATATTCGACAGGACACTCTACACCCATCCTGCAATTTTTATGATTGAATATTCCCTTGCCATGGCTTTGACAGAAAGGGGCATAAAACCTGACTATTTACTTGGAACCAGTATGGGAGAATTTTCTTCTGTGGCAGTATCGGGTGTAATGGATATAGAGGATGTACTTGAATGTGTATTAAAACAGGCCCAATTATTTGAAGCCTACTGCAAAGAAGGCGGTATGCTTGCAATATTCAATACTCCCGATATTTACGAAAATTTACCTCTGTTGTACAAAAATAGCGAGTTGTCTTCGGTAAATTTTGCTTCACACTTTGTGGTATCAGGGAGTAATGAAAACTTGACCGCTATCCGTGAATACATGGAAGCCAAGAACATTATTTGTTATGTATTACCCGTAACCTATGGATTCCATTCTCACCTTATAGATCCGGCCGCTCAGGTGTATAAGGAGTTCCTGAAGGGCAAGAGACAAAACAAACCTAAAATTCGATTTGTCTCTGGTATGTATGGAGAAGCTATTGAAGAACTTAATTATGACTATTTATGGGATATAGTGAGGAAGCCGATAAAATTTTCCAAAGCAATAAGTAATATGGAAAATTCTGGGCCGTATATATACATTGATTTGGGGTCGGGAGGAACCCTTGACAATTTTGCAAAGCGCAATTTCTCTAAACAATCCAGGTCGGTGAGTTTTTCCATTATAACACGTTTTAATCAGGAGTTACGGAATACAGATAAACTTCAAACATATTTAGCTGAAAACGAAGCAACAGCGACACTTTTTAAAGTAAAGAAATGA
- the fabD gene encoding ACP S-malonyltransferase: MVAYVFPGQGSQAKGMGGELFGEFSYITKEADEILGYSIKELCLEDPKEQLGQTQFTQPALYTVNALCYLKKLQETGEKPDYVAGHSLAEYNALFAAGVFDFKTGLRLVKKRGELMSQASEGGMAAVIGLTEEKVKEILQNNNLTSIDIANLNTPTQIVLSGLKDEIENAMPIFKAAGARNYVVLKVSGAFHSRYMEPSRKMFEEFIEQFEFNDIQIPIISNIHARPYKKEAIKINLVEQITHSVKWTETVRYLMGKGVAEILQIGPGTVLTGLIRTIQRESEPLIVDETEELNNDADKTVSVKKAGKGRKKKNEASSVDKVHDVKNENKKEEEISETVIEKSESAVKRMEEEEKEWSTAAAALGNPEFKKEYNLKYAYIAGGMYKGISSKELVVGMGRAGMMGVLGAGGVDFSEVENDIKYIQNRLANDKAYAVNLLYNPSNAKNEEKLVDLLLKYNVKTVEASGFLSITPSIVKYRLKGLSKNNSGGVQISNRIIAKASRPEVIEAFLSPAPERIVKKLLEENVITTEEAELSKNIPIADDICVEGDSAGHTDGSVLYTIMPVIRKLRDEIKKRYGYSQRVRIGGAGGLGTPEGMAMALILGADFIVTGSINQCTVEARTSDIVKDMLQKINVYDTAYAPATDMFEMGAKVQVLKKGLFFPARANKLFELYKQYNSFNEIDSKTKAQLQEKYFKRSFDELYKDIKSRLPSEEIEKAERNPKYKMALAFKWYLMNAFNAAIKGEEELKLDYQIQCGPALGAFNQWVKDTKLENWKNRHVDEIGLKLMMETAKYLKKSVKQFS, encoded by the coding sequence ATGGTAGCATACGTTTTCCCCGGACAGGGCTCTCAGGCCAAAGGTATGGGAGGGGAACTTTTTGGTGAATTTAGCTATATAACCAAAGAGGCTGATGAGATATTGGGATATTCCATTAAGGAACTTTGCTTGGAGGACCCTAAGGAACAGTTGGGTCAGACACAATTTACCCAGCCTGCACTGTATACTGTTAATGCATTATGTTATCTTAAAAAGCTTCAAGAGACAGGTGAAAAGCCAGATTATGTTGCAGGTCATAGCCTTGCCGAATACAATGCGTTGTTTGCAGCTGGGGTTTTTGACTTTAAAACCGGGCTTAGGCTTGTAAAAAAAAGAGGAGAATTAATGAGCCAAGCTTCCGAAGGAGGAATGGCCGCAGTTATAGGGCTAACTGAAGAGAAGGTAAAAGAAATACTGCAAAATAACAATTTGACAAGTATTGATATTGCTAATTTAAATACTCCCACTCAAATTGTTTTATCCGGGTTAAAGGATGAGATTGAAAATGCGATGCCTATCTTTAAAGCTGCAGGTGCCAGAAACTATGTTGTATTAAAGGTAAGTGGTGCCTTCCATTCACGTTATATGGAACCTTCAAGAAAGATGTTTGAAGAGTTCATAGAGCAGTTTGAATTCAATGATATACAAATCCCCATAATTTCCAACATACATGCAAGACCATATAAGAAAGAAGCGATAAAGATCAACCTTGTAGAACAGATAACTCATTCTGTTAAGTGGACTGAGACAGTCAGATATTTAATGGGCAAAGGTGTGGCAGAAATCCTGCAAATCGGACCAGGTACAGTTTTGACAGGTCTTATAAGGACTATTCAGAGAGAATCAGAACCTCTTATAGTTGACGAAACAGAAGAATTAAATAATGACGCAGATAAAACAGTTTCCGTAAAGAAGGCAGGAAAAGGCCGAAAAAAGAAAAATGAAGCCTCGTCGGTTGATAAAGTACATGATGTGAAGAACGAAAATAAAAAAGAAGAAGAAATTTCGGAAACTGTTATAGAAAAATCAGAGAGTGCGGTAAAACGCATGGAAGAGGAAGAAAAAGAGTGGAGTACCGCAGCGGCGGCTTTGGGTAACCCTGAATTCAAGAAAGAATATAATCTGAAGTATGCATATATTGCCGGGGGTATGTATAAGGGTATTTCTTCCAAGGAACTAGTGGTGGGGATGGGAAGAGCAGGCATGATGGGTGTTTTGGGTGCTGGCGGTGTTGATTTCTCTGAGGTTGAGAATGACATAAAATACATTCAGAACAGATTGGCTAACGATAAGGCTTATGCCGTAAATCTTCTTTACAACCCTTCAAATGCTAAAAATGAAGAAAAATTGGTTGACCTGCTTTTAAAATATAATGTTAAAACTGTTGAGGCATCAGGATTTTTAAGTATTACACCTTCCATTGTGAAATACCGTCTCAAAGGATTATCTAAAAACAATTCCGGGGGAGTACAGATATCAAACAGAATTATAGCGAAAGCTTCCAGGCCTGAGGTTATTGAAGCCTTCTTAAGCCCGGCACCGGAACGTATAGTAAAAAAACTCCTTGAGGAGAATGTAATAACTACGGAAGAAGCTGAATTATCAAAGAACATTCCTATAGCGGACGACATCTGTGTTGAAGGGGACTCGGCCGGGCATACCGACGGAAGTGTACTTTATACCATAATGCCTGTTATACGAAAACTCAGAGATGAAATAAAGAAAAGATATGGTTACTCTCAGAGGGTTAGGATAGGCGGAGCAGGCGGCTTGGGTACTCCCGAGGGAATGGCTATGGCACTTATTTTGGGAGCGGATTTTATTGTTACCGGGTCAATTAACCAGTGCACAGTGGAGGCTCGAACAAGCGATATAGTTAAGGATATGCTCCAAAAAATCAATGTATATGATACCGCTTATGCTCCTGCAACTGATATGTTTGAAATGGGAGCAAAGGTACAAGTCTTGAAAAAAGGACTGTTTTTCCCTGCAAGAGCTAACAAGCTTTTTGAACTATACAAACAATACAATTCTTTTAATGAAATTGACTCAAAAACTAAAGCTCAACTTCAAGAGAAATACTTCAAACGCAGTTTTGACGAGTTATATAAAGATATCAAATCAAGGTTGCCTTCAGAAGAGATTGAAAAGGCTGAGAGGAACCCAAAATATAAAATGGCTTTGGCATTCAAATGGTATTTGATGAATGCTTTTAATGCAGCAATCAAAGGCGAAGAAGAATTGAAGCTAGACTATCAGATACAATGTGGTCCGGCACTGGGAGCTTTTAATCAATGGGTAAAAGACACTAAGCTGGAAAACTGGAAAAATCGTCATGTTGATGAAATAGGATTGAAGCTGATGATGGAAACGGCTAAGTATTTAAAGAAGAGTGTCAAGCAATTTTCTTGA
- a CDS encoding ABC transporter ATP-binding protein, whose protein sequence is MAIVNVKQLKKDYDLGRTKVPALRGVDLIIEKGEFVTIAGPSGCGKTTTLNIMGCLDKATSGEVWINDCLINNLEEKKLNSLRLNTIGFIFQAFNLVPVLNVYENVELPLLIIKNVSSNERRERVNYFLKAVGLFEHAKKKPSELSGGQRQRVAVARALVTKPKIVLADEPTANLDSKNGMEIIELMHDISRKESTTFIFSTHDPKVMQKADRIIHMEDGLIKSEVSI, encoded by the coding sequence ATGGCTATTGTAAATGTAAAGCAATTAAAGAAAGATTACGATCTTGGAAGGACAAAGGTTCCTGCTTTAAGAGGTGTTGATTTGATAATCGAAAAAGGAGAATTTGTGACCATAGCAGGTCCTTCAGGTTGCGGAAAGACTACAACTCTTAATATAATGGGATGTCTTGACAAAGCGACAAGTGGGGAAGTATGGATAAACGACTGCCTTATAAACAACTTGGAGGAGAAAAAACTCAACAGTCTCCGTCTTAACACAATCGGATTTATATTCCAAGCTTTTAACCTTGTTCCCGTATTGAATGTTTATGAGAATGTTGAGCTTCCTCTCCTGATTATAAAGAATGTTTCTTCAAATGAGAGAAGGGAAAGGGTAAATTATTTCTTAAAAGCAGTAGGACTTTTTGAACATGCCAAAAAGAAACCTTCAGAGCTTTCCGGAGGACAAAGACAGCGTGTGGCTGTTGCAAGAGCACTGGTTACAAAGCCTAAAATAGTACTTGCCGATGAGCCAACTGCTAACCTTGATTCCAAGAACGGTATGGAAATAATCGAGCTCATGCATGATATAAGCAGGAAAGAATCAACTACGTTTATATTCTCAACTCACGATCCCAAGGTTATGCAAAAAGCTGACCGTATAATTCATATGGAAGACGGGTTGATAAAAAGTGAGGTTAGCATATGA